TTGCCCCCCATCGAGAATGTTGTGCTCGAGACGCCTATTGAAAGCCATCGGTTCCATGCGGTAGGCGTGGGTGAGGTAGCGACCGCCCCCGGGCCCGTAGCAGTCTTTATGGCGGTTTCCAACGCCATCGGGACGTGGCTGCATGAATATCCTGCTACGCCTGAGAGGGTGCTATCGGCGCTGAAGGCAGCGCCGGCCAATGTGGCAGAGAACAAGGGGGACGGCTTTTGAGATCTTTCACTCACATCAGTGCGCATTCTGTGCATGAGGTCTGTTCGATTCTTGCGGCACGTAAGGGCAGGGCCCGGATCAATGCGGGCGGGACCGATCTTCTTTCCGCCCTAAAGAAGGAGATTCTTAGGGAATACCCGGAAGTGCTCATCAATGTCAAAACCATCCCGGGCCTCGATTACGCTGAGGAACGCGGCAATCTCCTCAAGATCGGCGCGCTCGCCAGGCTCGCCGATCTCGCGACATCACCGCTAATCATTGACAGGTTCAGTGTAATTGCTGAAGCAGCACATTCTGTGGCAACGCCGCAGACGCGCAACGTGGCCACGGTCGGTGGAAACCTCTGTCAGGATGTACGCTGCTGGTACTATCGTTACCCACGGATTATCGGAGGACCCGTCATGTGTGCCCGCAAGGGCAAAGGGCCATGCCATGCGATTCAAGGCGATAACAGATATCATGCCCTGTTCGGGGGCAAAAAATGTTTTGCCGTATGCCCCTCCGATATGGCTACCGCCTTAGCCGCGTTAAACGGCGAACTTTCGGCGGTAAACGCGTCAGGTAACATAAGGAAGATACCCATAACCGAATTCTTCCATCCCCTTGGAAACGACCTTGCGCACGATGAAATGGTGACCGAGATAGAGATACCCGCTCTTGAGCAAACAACGACGCAGAAGTTCCTCAAATTTTCTTTGAGAAACCCCATAGATTTTGCCGTGGTAAGCGTTGCAGTGGTTTTGAGCGTGAAAAAGAAGAAATGCGCGGACGTCCGCATCGCTCTGGGCGCCCTATCCCCGGGGCCGCTACGCGCGGAAGAGGCCGAGGGCGCGCTAATCGGAGAACCCTTAACCGAACAAATGGCTGCCAAAGCGGCGGACATCGCCCTATCCCGGGTAAAACCTCTCAGTATGAATGCCTACAAGATAGACATTGCCAGGACACTGATTAAGGACGCTATCTTGGCCTGTTCTCGAGAGGCTTGTCGGTAACTCACATCCGGGTCGGACTCTGTGCGAGGGCGTGGCGCTCGCCGGGACGCGCCGAGATATCATATAACCTCCCAATGTAATTGATCCCTTTGGTTAAGTGGCTCGGCTCACGCCCTGATCGTATCGGCGGCTTTTTCGCTCATAACATATCGTAATCGTTATATTTGATACAAATCACACTTTCTGTGGCACAGATTGGCATTTATTCCATGTTTTGGGACACTTTTTGTGCCAATATCCTGGCTTGTCGGCGTATAATCTGTTGTAATTATTATAGTTGACACAAATCACACTTTTCTGTTTTGCATTTTCGTTCGCGATTATATATTTAAGAAACCCAAAACATATTGATTGACAATATCGTGTCTCGGTCTACAATAATATACAGGGAGGCACCGCTTCCCCATCAACCTATTGCTGGAAACAGCAAAAAGGAGGCTGCGCAATGAGTAAGTTGATAGCTTACTTAACGATGGGTAGGCGTTCGCAAGGTTCTGCACCCTTGAGGAAACAAGTGGAGGGGTAAGTGGATTAGTCACCCGCACCCCGAAGCACTTTCTCGACAGGCCATAACCGAGTGGCATCTCGAAAGAGGTGTTACGTAAGCGGCGAGTTGACTACTCGTTGGCTGCGTAGCGCCTCCCTGTATATTTTGTGGTTTTACAGAATCAAAATTCCTAATAGCAAGGGGGGCTTTATGGTGTGTAATTGGCCATTGGGTAATGGAGAAACCTTGGGGTTTACTGTGTATGATCCTAACGCCAACTGGAACCGGGTCGCTGGTCTGTATGTTTTTGCCTATAGAACAGACCCAACCCATTGGAAGGCCATGTACGTTGGGCAGAGCAACGATTTTAGTTCTCGTCTTCCTGCTCATGACCGATGGGATGAGGCAGCCCGACGTGGGGCAACACACATTCATGCTCTGGTAGTTCCGCTGGCGGCCAACCGGGACAATTGGGAGGAGATGCTAATTCAACATCTTCAACCGCCGATGAACGCTCAACTTCGTTAGCTGGTTGCATATAAGATCGTCTCCTTTAATATCATTGTAGCACATATGTTCTAATTGTCAAGCACAAACTGTATAATATGACAGTACGGCCGCGCTATCTATAACATACGATAGTTTAGTTAGCGTTTTAAGATTGACAAAGTAGAACATATGTTCTATAATGGGGTTATGGTTAGCGTGAGTTGTTTGACGCTGAAGCTAAAAGTTCCCGAAAATCTCTATTGTACGAAAGGAGGTTTTTTGGGTGGTTCCCCTCTTTTTAGTACGCCTTGCTGTTCAAGCCCTCGGATCAGATTTTCAAGAGAGTTGTATAAACCGATAAAAGCGTCTGGAGGCATCACCATGCGGCAAACTGGGTACCTTCTCCCAGTGGGTTTTTTAGGTGTTTGTGGCATATCCATTCTGGTAACACACAGTTCAATGCGAGCAGATTGGCCATCAAATGTAACCAAACCAACGGAGTCAGCAAATGTCTCAGAAACATCCGGTAAGTCAATGTAACGGACAGCGTCGTCGGGGAGCCTCATGGTTTTCCTCCTATGACAGTTATTTGATCGTTGTCTATAAAGACAACATTTATAGATCAGATAAAGGAAGATGGAAGGCCATTAAGTAATTACAGTTCTTTCGCGGCCCACTCTCGATTGCGATTTACTATGATTTTATCATTAACGGGTAAAAGATCAATCGTTTTTTGTCCCCGGATAAAGACAAACACAACATTTATAATAAAGTAATCTCCTAACTACCCGATTTCATTACAGTCAAATAGTTTCATTGTGCCCCCAACACGGCGATACGCTTTATGGCCGACACAGCCAATAGCCCCAATTGGAACAAAGCTCAAACAGTTTTCCTTGAGAATGGGAACAAGCCGCTGAAACTATCTGAGCTTGAAACTGAATTCCGCAAACGCAATTGGCCGATCAGCGAGAAGAACGCCAGGGAGGTGCTTAGGGCTACCCTAAACAGCAAGCCGTCAATATTTGTATACAACAGGGAAGATTGTACATATAGGATAAAAATAGATCGTCCCGAAACGAGAGGCGGTGTTCATGAAATAAGATCATAAAAAAAGAGGCTTTGTTCTGGTAAACAAAGTCTCTTTCAAACCCTATTCCCACTTGCGTCAACAAGTGGTTAATCTATGCCCCACATTCATTAGGGCGCGTTTACGTCTATTACTAGTATAGCGTGCTTCCTAACTGATGTCAAGGGCAAAAGGAGGTACGCTATGAAACAGCGTCAACCAACCCGTAAGAAACATACGGGCAGACGGTTTGTCGTAAGGCCCACAAAGCCTGTCATGGTACGGAAGCGCCTGTAAGGCATTAGCACAAACCAACGGGGAGAGCTTCGGCTCTCCCTTTATTTTTTACCTTTTTTCTTTCTCGGTTCAGGTGCTGTAGCCAAAAGTCCCTTAAGCACGGAATCGAAATCAGCTTTTAAGATTTCTTCTTCCTGTACTTCCTTTTCGCTCCCGTCCTCGGTCTTTGTTTTCTTTTCTTCAGTCAAATAATCAGTCCTTGTACGTTAACCTTCTTCCTTCAATTCCCTTAAGAGCCGCAACCGTCCGTGTCGCATCATTCTCATGTCTGTAATTATATCTCATATCGAACTCCGCAAGGTACCTGTGAAGGTGGTTGCTATCTACATGATGATACACCCCTATTATACCACGTTTCAGAAGGCTGAAGTATCCTTCAACCGTATTCGTATGAACATCGCCGCGAGCGTATTCTTTTGCGCTGTGACAGACAGTCTCATGAGAAGCGAACTCACAACCCAATCCATTGTAAGAGCCGAATTCATCAGTCATGATCTTAGCGGATTTGTCAACGTTCTCCCTTATGATCTGTTTAAGGTTCACGCTGTCTACGCGCTTAACTGGCATAGACCTGACTTTACCATTTCTCTCCACAAGGGCAAAGACGGGGGTTTTGTTGTCTGTACCGCGCCCAGTCCCCCCGCCGCGAACCTTACCCCCGACATAGGTTTCATCGGCTTCAATGATCCCCTCAAGAAGCCTTGTAGGTCTTTGTCGCATAGCGAAACGGATACGGTGAGCCATAAACCACGCTGACTTATAGGTGACACCCAATGTTCTGTGCAACTGATGAGAGGACATACCCTTCTTGGAGGAACATAGTAGATAGGTAGCCAACAACCACTTGTGTAAGGGTATGTGGCTACGCTCAAAGACCGTACCCACAGTCACGGAGAACTGTTTTCGGCACTCTTGGCATTTCCACAGTCCTTTCCGGTGAGCATCACCTTGTAGACGATAGTGTGCCTCCCTACTACCGCAATGAGGACACACAACAACATCAGGCCAACGAAGTTTTTCAAGATATTCGCGCGCTTTTTCTTCGTCCGTAAAGTATGGAGCAGAAAACCCTATCTTTTCCATGTCATATCCTCCATACAGTAATGATAGCACATGGTCTTGGGTTTGTCAAGTATATAATTGCGTTTTCGTTTGCCTGGTGATTTACCGCGATCTGTACGACAGATCCGCGGGGGCTCGCTAGCAATTTGCGGCGGTCATGCACGTGAGCACGCGAGTCGATTTCCGTACCGGCTTCTTCACCGCTCTGCCTACCAATTGGGATCGCGCCACTCGCCATTACCCTGTTCTATACCGGGCTCAGTCCGATCCGTGCAGAAGCTTTTTTCTATTATGGATCTTCCTCCTTCAGAGAGAGATACGGCTATCGCCACCGCTCGCGTATAATCCCAGACCTTAAGGCCTGTACCTACCCGGTCGGAACGCACACAGATCTAAATAATGGGGGTTCATTTCTAGGTGTATGATCTCGTAATCACAGGAAGTGATACAAATCACACTTTCATGTTTATTGTTCTCGTGTATCCCCGCGGTTTGAGCGCAAACATTTACCCCCATATTCAATAAAGATTATGGGGTAACATTATGTAATTATGTATATTAGCGGCACTGGAACCTCTGATTAACCGCCGAATCGGTTCTGCGAGTGACCGTCTCATGATAGTATAAGTCTCCGTAATCATAAAATATGATACAAATCACACTTTGGTGTTTCATATTTATTCTCTATGCTTCAGAGTGCCGGTGGTTCGCCAGGGGTGCGTGAGGGCCGTCGGGTCGCACGAATGTCGGGAGCCGGTAGATGAAGGGCCACCGATATCAGCATGCCTTGACTCCAAACTATCGGAACTTGCATCCCTCACCCCATCCCTGTTCTCATGATCTTACGGCGGAGCCCGAGCTCCCATGACAAGGGGCGCAAATGTCGGTTGCGCTTCTTACTGCCACCGTGTTGCGCGGCTCGCTCCGACGAGCGTCTGTACCTGGGATTTATTTTATATTATTCTTTGATTTTTGGGATTGATACAAATCACAGAGCCTTTAGCAAGCGTGATTGCAGAAACCCACGGGGGAGACGTCTATCGCTCCCGCGTAACGTACTGTAATCATAAAAGTTGATACAAATCACACATTGACTGCGTGGAATTGCGTTTTAGGACCCGATAGCGAGGTTTTGGGGCCGGATAACCCGTTGGAATGACGGCGTATCATTGTTTGGCAAGGACTTCTCGTCTAATCGCTTTTTTTGTTATGGTGAAGGCAAGTTTACGTGGTCTTAAGCGCCCTCGCCTTCTTGAGTTTGAGCCCTGCCTGTCAGGTCTCTTTATTCCCGCTGCGGTCCGCCGGAATCTCCCTACTTGTTATACTAGGCATTAGACGACTCTACCAGGGGTCAATGCTTTGAGGCTTTCGCTACGGTTCCTCACCCCCCGCGATGGCTCTCAAGTTTGTATTTGCGTTGCAAATCATCCGCGGCTCTCGCTGGTGACCGCATGTGTGGGCAAAATTCGGCGCCGAGATAGCTCGACCCTGTGTTTCAGGCAGGAACCTCTCTTTTGTCTACGCACGCCCATTCTGAGGTTTCCGGCTCTCTATTCAAGTCATGGCTTTGCCGAAACTGTTTGACATGCGGACAAGTTGCTGCTATAAAATACGCTACGGGGCTGTAGCTCAGCTGGGAGAGTACTTGACTGGCAGTCAAGGGGTCGAGGGTTCAATCCCCTTCAGCTCCACCAATTATTCCAATTAGCCAGGCCGTCTCTCCGACGGCCTCTTTTTTACCCGACCTGCCAACGCCCTCCTTACCGTGCACCCCGTTCACTTTTCGTAATGCCCTTATAGAGTTATCCAGCTCAGCGCAGATAGCGTAAGGCATCACGAAAGCCCGGCGCGTCCCATGTAAGGGGGGGGGTATCGAAAACTGTCCCTTTTTCTTGTTGACGAACTCGCGAGACGTGCTATAATTGAAATTACTCTCCTCCGCGCTCGCTGGTTGCCGGAGGGGTGTCGTACTCGGCCACCGGAACTGCCGTCAACAGACAGGTCTTCCGGTGGCTTTTCTTTTAAAAGTCGGCTAGTTAGCTCCCTTTTTCTGCTTACCGTCCCCGCCGTTATCAATCCCTCATGCTTTTTCCGCGTCTGCCTCGAAGCGTCTCGTGCGAACAGTACTTCTTGGTTAGCAATGTGGTAATGCGTGGAGCGTTCGTTCTTCCGGGTAACCATGAAAGAGACTCGCTCCATCTGGATACCGACGAAGACGAGTCGATTGTTCAATACACAGCGCCGCAGTAACGGAATTTGTCATATCACCTGATAGAACTCCAGGTGCACCTTGTCATCAACACCCTTCATCAGCGATCCGACAAAGATAGAATTGTTGATCCATGCGTACTTGTCATCGGCGACCAGGAATCTCGGGCTTGTTCTCGCGTAATATGCGCCCGGATCCACTGGCGCCTGATTTGCTTGTGAGAGATTGGGTGTGTAGATGAAGCCTTCGTTTGTGACTGATATGAGGACCTCGTCGTCCGTCTTCAGTGTGTATCTGGCCCAGGCTTTTCTAATTCCATCAGACCGTTGCAAATTCCAATCGGCCCCGCCATTTATTACGCTTCCTCTGATTCTCGGCCCCTCAAATGTTCCGCCGACGATTGGAATAATGCGTAACAACCCTTCTGGGGTGCGTCCTACTTCTATGGGGGTAGCAACATCCACAATGACCTTCATAAAATACTCTAATTGCAAAGACATGATTTAGCCCTCCCTTACCTATTCCGGCTGGATTTTCTATGATTCAGACTCCCTCGTGAGCGTCATGCCGCCTGGTTTTGGATACAGGGATCGACCGGCGATACCTTCACGATCTCTGGATTTATCGCCAGCAATTTTTACGCCCAATCCAAAATCTATCATGCAATGGCCAGAGAAACAATCCCGGTTCGCCACAACGCCATCCGCCTCTTCTCACTCACCGCACTTACCTCGCTTGATCGTGCCTTCAGAGTCAGCCTTTCTACAGAAGGAGCCACACTCCCTTTTCCCTGTTAATCCATTTGGCGAACCCTTTTGTATTTAGTTCCCTTTGATCATGGGCGCTCTGTTTTCTTCAGGTTTGCGATCAACCTCTTTTTCTTTCGAGAGGTTGGCACACAACTGTCATATACGACAGACAAATACCCGTTGGCTGGATAGGTGGATTCCACAACTGACGTATATGACAGATCTATGATTCAGATAGCCCACTACCGCCTTAAGGCCTGGTTACACAAGGGGAACCAGTCATCTTGGGCGTCCCGTCGGTCAAGCGAATGTACACTTCTTTATCGTTGATGAGATCCACGCGAACCATATAATGTTGCCTCCCCGTGACGCATGAAGGTAGAGCGAAAGGCTCTCGTTGCCATGAGCGGGTACGTGATTACTGCAGCAGGGGTTTTGGAAAGTGTGATTTGTATCACCTTTTATGATTATAGTAAGTTACAATGACAGAAATGCCCCGACATCGTGACATTCGGATGGGGACAAGCGACGAAGGTGTTCGTGCATAAAAAGCTTAATCACTATGGTTTCCGCGTGTTACATACAAGTTTTTGCAGAAATGCCGGACTAACGACAAGGCAAATTGAGTCACAGGCCAACGAAAGTGTGATTTGCGTCAGGTTTAAATATTACAATATGTTATGTTGGTGCATTGCGGTGTGATTCACCTGCAATGAAAGGTGGGCGTTCTCAAACGCGGGCAGCAGGGTTAAGGTCTGGAGGAGTCATCGCGTGGCACTCTATCTGGTCCCTCTTCCCAAGGACAGATGCTCGTTTCGACCGGGTAGGGCGTCCGGCTGATAAATGGCGGGCAGCCAATGGGGGTTGATGCCCTTAAATAAATCAGCTTCGAGCGGCGGAGCCACGTGTTCCGGCTCCGTCAGCCATCTTAGGAGGGTCACAAGCTTCCCGTTGAAAGACTATTGATCTATTGGTGAAATATGGTACCATAAGCTTTGCCGGATTGAATAAATCAGAAGGGGGTATGTGGGCATGCGACTCTATCTTGTGCAACATGCAGAGGCAAAAAAGGAAGAGGAAGATCCAGAGAGGGGTCTTACCGCCCGGGGACTCACCGACATACGCAAGGTAGCTGAATACGCGGCAAGGCTTCCTGTTGCCGTGAATGCCATATACCACAGCGGAAAGAAACGGGCCGCACAGACCGCTCAGATGCTCGCCGATTTCATACGGCCCAAGGTGCCTCTCTTCGCTGTGGAGGGGCTCTCGCCTCAGGATGATCCAGGGACCTGGTTTAGCCGCCTGAAGGCGAGCAACGAAGACATGATAATCGTCGGCCACCTTCCCCATCTCGCCAAACTCGCGGGGCTTCTGCTTGAGGGTGACAGCGAGAGAAACTGCATCGCTTTCAAAATGGGCGGCATGGTCTGTCTGAAAAGGGGCGACAATGACAGATGGACGGTTGAATGGGTCCTTGTGCCGGAGGTGGTTCGCGGATGACGGTCTGGTCGGTCATCTTTTTCATCCTGGGATGTGCGGCCGGTGCGGCCGTGGTCTGGTTTTTTGCGGCGTCGCGCCATCACCGGAGGACGTCCGAGCTTGAAAGTCGCCTGGCCTCCGGCGACGCAATCATCGGTGAGTTAAGAGAGCGCAGTTGCTCGCAGGACCAGGAAACCGAGAGGCTGAGAAACGAACTAAGCCTTGAGACGCAGGCCAGGGTAGAGGCGCTCACCAGGCTTGAAGCCTCCGAACAACACCTCAAAGAGGAAATGGAACGCATCGAAAAGGTGAGGGGCGAATTGAGCGATACCTTCAAGGCCCTATCTCTTGATGCACTCACCAAGAATACGGAAGAATTCAAGAAATACGCCGACGAATTCATCAAGCTCGCCGAAGAAAAGATGAAATCGCAGACCGCTGAGAACAAAAAAGAACTGGAAGGCAAAAAGGAGCTCATCGACAGGAATATCGAAACCATCGGCAAATCCCTCACTGAGGTCCAAAGAAGGGTAGAAGAGGTTGGCAAGGTGAGCGGCGAGAAGATCACCGAAGTCGCGACGCTCATCAAGAAACATGAAGAGGTGACTTCCAAACTCAAAGAGACCACCGAGCACCTGGGCCACGCGCTTGCAAGCTCGAAAAAGAGAGGGGAATGGGGCGAAAGAATGGCGGAAGACATTATCCGCCTCATCGGCATGGTAGAAGGCGTGAACTACATCAAACAGAAGACCCTGGAGCACTCCTCAGGAAGGCCCGATTATACCTTTCTTCTGCCCAATAGCTTAAAGATTAATATGGATGTGAAATTTCCGCTTGACAACTATGTCCACTATCTTGACGCCGAATCGGACCACGACAAGAAGCGTTTTCGCGACGAGCTCCTGAAGAACAC
This genomic window from Syntrophorhabdaceae bacterium contains:
- a CDS encoding IS1595 family transposase, producing the protein MEKIGFSAPYFTDEEKAREYLEKLRWPDVVVCPHCGSREAHYRLQGDAHRKGLWKCQECRKQFSVTVGTVFERSHIPLHKWLLATYLLCSSKKGMSSHQLHRTLGVTYKSAWFMAHRIRFAMRQRPTRLLEGIIEADETYVGGKVRGGGTGRGTDNKTPVFALVERNGKVRSMPVKRVDSVNLKQIIRENVDKSAKIMTDEFGSYNGLGCEFASHETVCHSAKEYARGDVHTNTVEGYFSLLKRGIIGVYHHVDSNHLHRYLAEFDMRYNYRHENDATRTVAALKGIEGRRLTYKD
- the sixA gene encoding phosphohistidine phosphatase SixA; its protein translation is MRLYLVQHAEAKKEEEDPERGLTARGLTDIRKVAEYAARLPVAVNAIYHSGKKRAAQTAQMLADFIRPKVPLFAVEGLSPQDDPGTWFSRLKASNEDMIIVGHLPHLAKLAGLLLEGDSERNCIAFKMGGMVCLKRGDNDRWTVEWVLVPEVVRG
- the rmuC gene encoding DNA recombination protein RmuC: MTVWSVIFFILGCAAGAAVVWFFAASRHHRRTSELESRLASGDAIIGELRERSCSQDQETERLRNELSLETQARVEALTRLEASEQHLKEEMERIEKVRGELSDTFKALSLDALTKNTEEFKKYADEFIKLAEEKMKSQTAENKKELEGKKELIDRNIETIGKSLTEVQRRVEEVGKVSGEKITEVATLIKKHEEVTSKLKETTEHLGHALASSKKRGEWGERMAEDIIRLIGMVEGVNYIKQKTLEHSSGRPDYTFLLPNSLKINMDVKFPLDNYVHYLDAESDHDKKRFRDELLKNTKLMIKQVTSREYINPADNTVDYVLIFIPNEQVYGFINEADPTIMDEALRQKVILCSPFTLYAVLAVIRQSIENFNLERTASEILTLLMDFSKQWTAFKDKFRIMGERLDAAKKEYDALLTTRSNVLERPLRKIDELGKQKAISLTGDIVLGETSSPE
- a CDS encoding DUF3237 domain-containing protein, giving the protein MSLQLEYFMKVIVDVATPIEVGRTPEGLLRIIPIVGGTFEGPRIRGSVINGGADWNLQRSDGIRKAWARYTLKTDDEVLISVTNEGFIYTPNLSQANQAPVDPGAYYARTSPRFLVADDKYAWINNSIFVGSLMKGVDDKVHLEFYQVI
- a CDS encoding FAD binding domain-containing protein; translation: MRSFTHISAHSVHEVCSILAARKGRARINAGGTDLLSALKKEILREYPEVLINVKTIPGLDYAEERGNLLKIGALARLADLATSPLIIDRFSVIAEAAHSVATPQTRNVATVGGNLCQDVRCWYYRYPRIIGGPVMCARKGKGPCHAIQGDNRYHALFGGKKCFAVCPSDMATALAALNGELSAVNASGNIRKIPITEFFHPLGNDLAHDEMVTEIEIPALEQTTTQKFLKFSLRNPIDFAVVSVAVVLSVKKKKCADVRIALGALSPGPLRAEEAEGALIGEPLTEQMAAKAADIALSRVKPLSMNAYKIDIARTLIKDAILACSREACR